GAATTGAAAGTTAAGAAAGTATATCATGTCCACGCTCACACGGTGGGCGGGTTTGATCGAGCTAAATTTAATCAATCGAATGTAACCTGGCTCGAAGCACCAGCCAACGAGATAAGCCTCGAAGTGCGCGGCGATGTTACCGAAATAGTAAAAACATTAAGTAGCTACCAGCTATCGGATTTGTTGATCGAACGCGCTCCGTTAGATAAAATATTTTTGGAATATTACGAACAATAATATGGGCGCAATCATCGCACGCATGTTCAAGGATCGGCGCATATCACTACTGGTGTACTGTCTTTCGGGCGTGGCGTTCCTCGAGATGTACGTGGCGATCTATCCCAGCATTGCCGCGCAGTCCGCGAACTTTACCGAGCTGCTTAAGAATTATCCGCAGGAATTCATGAAGGCTTTCGGTATCGAAAAGCTGGATATGTCGACGCTGGAAAACTATATCGCCATGGAACACTTCAGCCTGATCTGGCCGTTGATGCTGGTGATTTTTATGATCGCGATCGCGGGCAGCGCGCTGGCCGGTGAGGTGGAGCGGGGAACCATCGAACTGCTATTGTCACGACCCCTATCCCGACTGAAAATGTTTATCGGTCGATATGTCTACGGTCTGATCGCGCTGGTCGTATTCATACTGACCACGGTGTTCACAGTTATTCCATTAGCAAGCATGCATCATGTGGCTTACCACGCCGATCGATTTGGGATTGTGGCGATTATGGGTATGTTTTTTGGGCTGGCCATATTTTCACTGGCCATGCTGGTCTCGGCGTTTTCATCGGAAAAAGGCCGGGTATCGATGGTCATGGGCGGACTGCTGGTGTTGATGTATGTTTTGAATCTAGTGGCCGCGCTCAAAGAAAATCTGTCGGATCTGAAGTATTTTTCATTCTTCCATTACTTCGACGCGCAATCCGCGCTGACCAAGGGCGAGCTGAACATGACATCGATTTGGGTTTTTGTCGTCGTGATCATCGTGAGTACGATCGTTGGGGCGGTGGTTTGGACGAAA
This sequence is a window from Patescibacteria group bacterium. Protein-coding genes within it:
- a CDS encoding ABC transporter permease subunit, with amino-acid sequence MGAIIARMFKDRRISLLVYCLSGVAFLEMYVAIYPSIAAQSANFTELLKNYPQEFMKAFGIEKLDMSTLENYIAMEHFSLIWPLMLVIFMIAIAGSALAGEVERGTIELLLSRPLSRLKMFIGRYVYGLIALVVFILTTVFTVIPLASMHHVAYHADRFGIVAIMGMFFGLAIFSLAMLVSAFSSEKGRVSMVMGGLLVLMYVLNLVAALKENLSDLKYFSFFHYFDAQSALTKGELNMTSIWVFVVVIIVSTIVGAVVWTKRDV